The proteins below are encoded in one region of Malaclemys terrapin pileata isolate rMalTer1 chromosome 20, rMalTer1.hap1, whole genome shotgun sequence:
- the LOC128826617 gene encoding immunoglobulin superfamily member 1-like, translating into MASALTVLLLGCWLAGWSGVSGQGSYPKPSISVSPCGVIPVGGNVTIQGGHQYLGMTFLLYKAGDGNYLTYTDPAGSEAEFPITRARREHGGSYSCRYSDRTVRAAYSEPSDPVQIIVAEPSYPKPNISLRPSGGVSLRAAGTIQCRGQRLGMRFMLNKDGRHFQTVDSDGFEAVFTISNVSWEDGGNYSCSYHSRSEPFAVSYPSDPVELVVRDRSLSRPSISLSPTGVTAPGADITIRCQGQRRDVRFFLHKAGDQNPPRHMDPAGDGAEFRIPTVGRQHGGSYSCSYRLQSQPFVSSQPSNPVQLVVADERPNGSESLEPMGPTSPIIAGVSAAAAVLLLLLVAFVCFRKTRARKGAAPRPSSPLRVLKTPAQQDPIYSSIDEGKETQTLPQEPDHGADGLTYAELDGWALHTKRGGLAPAPEAAQSSVYAAINVSRGAPQ; encoded by the exons aTGGCGTCTGCTCTCACTGTCCTCCTCCTCG gctgctggctggccgGGTGGAGCGGGGTGTCAGGAC AGGGGTCCTACCCCAAACCCTCCATCTCTGTCAGCCCTTGTGGGGTGATCCCCGTGGGAGGAAATGTCACCATCCAGGGTGGGCATCAGTACCTGGGCATGACGTTCCTCCTCTACAAGGCTGGAGATGGGAACTATCTGACTTACACAGACCCTGCTGGCTCTGAGGCTGAATTTCCCATCACCAGAGCCAGACGGGAACACGGTGGCAGCTACTCCTGTCGTTATAGCGACAGAACAGTACGAGCTGCCTACTCGGAGCCCAGTGACCCTGTGCAGATCATTgtagcag agcccagctACCCCAAACCCAACATCTCTCTGAGACCCAGCGGGGGGGTCTCCCTGAGGGCAGCTGGGACCATCCAGTGTCGGGGGCAGCGCCTGGGCATGCGATTCATGCTGAATAAAGATGGACGCCATTTCCAAACTGTGGATTCGGACGGGTTCGAGGCTGTGTTTACCATCAGCAACGTGAGCTGGGAGGACGGCGGGAATTACAGCTGCTCCTATCACAGCAGATCGGAGCCGTTCGCCGTGTCATACCCCAGCGACCCCGTGGAGCTGGTGGTGAGAG ATCGCAGCTTATCCAGACCCTCCATCTCTCTGAGCCCCACTGGGGTCACCGCCCCAGGGGCAGACATCACCATCCGGTGTCAGGGGCAGCGCCGGGACGTGAGGTTCTTCCTGCACAAGGCTGGAGACCAGAACCCGCCGCGACACATGGACCCTGCTGGGGACGGGGCCGAGTTCCGCATCCCCACCGTGGGCCGGCAGCACGGAGGGAGCTACAGCTGCAGCTACCGGCTCCAATCACAGCCCTTCGTCTCGTCGCAGCCCAGCAACCCCGTGCAGCTGGTGGTAGCAGATGAGAGGCCCA ACGGATCGGAATCGCTGGAACCTATGGGTCCGACTAGCCCCATCATCGCCGGGGTGAGCGCGGCAGCcgccgtcctcctcctcctcctcgtggCCTTCGTCTGCTTCAGAAAAACCCGAGCCA GAAAAGGAGCCGCACCGAGACCGAGCAG CCCCTTGAGGGTATTGAAGACCCCGGCACAGCAAGACCCCATCT ACTCCTCCATCGATGAAGGGAAAGAGACGCAGACCCTG ccccaggagcccGACCACGGTGCCGATGGACTCACCTACGCCGAGCTGGACGGCTGGGCGCTGCACACCAAGCGGGggggcctggcccctgcccctgaGGCCGCCCAGTCCAGCGTTTATGCCGCGATCAACGTGAGCCGGGGGGCCCCGCAATGA